The genomic interval ACGAGACGGCGACACAGGCACCCGGCGCAGCCTTCAGGTCTTCGACGCCGCAGGCGACGCGGTGCACAAGATCATCTTGCGCGACAGCTCGAACCACGCGGCCTTTGCCGATCTGACGACGAAACTGGCCGCGGACAACCAGTCGCCCGAAGCGACGTTCGCCGAACGCCAACCCGCCGAAGCGCCCAAGATCGCCGAAGACAAGATCGACATCCTGCGCAGGGAATGGCAGCGGATGACCGACACGCATCAGTTCCTGCGGCTGGTCTCCAAGCTCAAGATGAACCGCCTTGGCGCCTACCGCGCCGCCGGTGCCCCCTTCGCCCGCCCGCTCGATCCAGCGGCTGTCGACACGATGCTCACCGACCTGCAAAGCACGGAAACCGAGGTGATGCTCTTCGTCGGCAACCGCGGCTGCATCCAGATCCACACCGGCGCGCTGCACAGCCTCAAACCCATGGGCCCTTGGCAGAACGTCATGGACCCGCGTTTCAACCTTCATCTGCGCCGAGACCACGTGGCCGAGGTCTGGGCCGTGGACAAGCCAACGCAACGCGGCACCGCCACCTCGGTCGAAGCGTTCGACAATGATGGCGCACTGATCTTCCAGGTCTTCGGTGTGCCCAAGGAAGGGCGCGACAGCCGCCCCGCCTTCCGCGCCATCGTGGCCGACCTCGACGGGGTCGCCGCCTGATGGACCGCCGCGCGTTCATCGCCCTGTCGCTGGCCCTCGCCGCGACGCACCCCACCCGTGCCCTTGCCGCCAGCGATGCCCAGGATGTCATTGCCCTCGGCGGCGACGTGACCGAGATCATCTATGCGCTCGACCAACAGCATCGCCTGCTTGCGCGCGACGCTACATCCACGTTCCCACCGCAGGCACAGGCCCTGCCGGATGTCGGCTACATGCGCCGTCTGTCGGCCGAAGGCGTCCTGTCCTTCGCCCCTTCCCTCATCCTCTCCGCCGAGGGCGCTGGCCCACCCGAAGTCATCGACCTCCTCAGGGCCGCTTCCGTCGATTATGTCGAGGTGCCCGAGGGGTATGACGCGACTGCCATCTCAGCCAAGATCGAGGCTGTTGGCGCCGCGCTCGACGTGACGGACAAGGCGAAGGTGCTGGCCGAGCAAACCGCCACAGCCCTTGAAATGGCCCTTGCACGCGCCAAGCAAACGACCGGCCCCCGCAAGCGCGTCATGTTCATCCTGTCGACCCAAGGGGGCCGCGTCATGGCCTCCGGCACCGACACGGGGGCCGACGGCATCATCGGCATGGCGGGCGGCACCAACGCCATTTCGCAGTTCGAGGGGTACAAGCCGCTGTCGGACGAGGCCGCAAGCGCCGCCGCCCCCGATGTGATCCTGATGATGGACCGCAGCGGCGATCACGCCTCCACAGACGACGAGTTGTTCAGCCTCCCCGCCCTGCAAGCAACACCGGCGGCGCAAAACCGCGCGGTCGTGCGCATGGACGGCCTATTCCTCCTCGGCTTCGGCCCGCGCACGGCGGGGGCGGTCACCGCGCTCAACCGCGCACTCTACCCGCCTGAGCCATGGCACTGGCCGATCACCTGCCGCACAGCCGCGTCGCACGGGCGCGGATACTCCATGTCTGGCTGGCGCTGGCCCTGATCCTGGTCAGCCTGTTCAGCCTCACCGTTGGCGCCACCAACGTCACGCTCGGCCCGGCCCTGTGGAAAATCACCACCGGCGAGGCGCTCACCCGGATGGAAGCCATCGTGCTGTGGGACATCCGCATGCCCCGCCTGATCCTCGGCCTGTTGGTGGGGGCGGCCCTCGCGGTCGGTGGCGCGGTTATGCAGGGCCTCTTCCGCAACCCGCTCGCCGACCCCGGCCTCGTCGGTGTCAGCGCGGGCGCGGGCCTTGGTGCCATCTCGGCCATCGTGCTGGCTGGTCTCGCGCCCCTGTGGCTCTCGCGCATCGCCGGCGACCAGCTTGTTCCCATCGCCGCCTTCTTGGGCGGTTGGGCCAGCACGATCCTCCTATACCGCGTCTCGACCCGGCGCGGGCGCACCTCTGTCGCCACGATGCTGCTGGCGGGCATCGCCCTTGGCGCGCTCGCGGGCGCGCTGTCGGGCATCCTCGTCTACCTGTCGGACGACCGCCAGCTGCGCGACCTCACCTTCTGGGGCCTCGGCTCGCTCGGCGGCGCAAGCTGGGCCAAGGTCGTGGCCGCAGGCCCCATCATCGCCCTCGCCCTCATCGCTGCCTGCACACTGGGGCGCGGGCTGAACGGTCTGGCACTGGGCGAGGCAACGGCAGCGCATATCGGGCTCCACGTCCAACGGGTCAAAGGGCTGGCGATCCTCACTGTCGCCGCCGCAACAGGCGCGGCAGTCGCCGTCTCTGGCGGCATCGGCTTTATCGGCATCGTCGTGCCCCACCTCCTGCGGCTCTGCTCCGGCCCCGACCACCGCCCACTCCTGATCAACGCGGCCCTCCTCGGCGCACTCCTGCTGGTCCTCGCGGATGTCATCGCGCGCGTCATCATCGCCCCTGCTGAACTGCCCATCGGCATCGTCACGGCCGTGCTCGGTGCGCCAGTATTCCTGTGGATCCTGCTGCGCCAGCGCGGGATGGTGGACCTGTGACGCTGGCCATCCGAAACCTGACGGTTGGCTACGGCCGCAAGACGGTGATCCAAGACCTCGACGCCGACGCGGTCCCCGGAGCGCTGACCGCCATCGTCGGCCCCAACGGCTCCGGCAAATCGACCCTGATCAAGGCGATTTCGGGCGACCTGACATTCGACGGCCACATCACACTCAACGGCACAGACGTCGCAACCGCCCAACCTTGGCACCTGGCGGGCTTGCGCGGTGTGCTGCCCCAAGCCTCAACGCTCGCCTTCCCCTTTCACGCCATCGAAGTGGTGCGCATCGGGCTCAGCGCAGGCCCCGACGCCGACCACGAACATCGGGCCGAAGCGGCCCTCGCCCGCGTCGGGCTCGCGGGTTATGCCAACCGCTATTACCAGGAACTGTCGGGGGGCGAACAACAGCGCGTGCAGCTGGCCCGCGTGCTGGCGCAGGTCTGGTCGCCGGGTACGGCGGACGGCCCGCGCTGGCTGATGCTGGATGAACCGGTCTCCAACCTCGACATCGCGCACCAGCTTCAGGTGATGACCATCGCGCGCAACTTTGCAAGGGCGGGCGGCGGCGTGGTGGCGGTAATGCACGATCTGAACCTGACCGCCCTCTTTGCAGATCACGTGCTGGTCATGGCAGAGGGGCAGCTTCTGGCGGCGGGGCACCCTATAGACGTGATGACGGACGAGGTGCTGTCACACGCTTATGGCTGCCACCTCAGGGTGAACACCGCACCACCGGATGCCGTACCCTATATCCTGCCGCACTGCGCCGCACCGCACGCCGCAGAATAGTCAGGCACCCGGCGCGCCGCAACGCGCCCGCTTTCGACAAACGGGCAACGAAGCGCGGTGGGCATACGCATCCATCGGGTGCG from Tateyamaria omphalii carries:
- a CDS encoding FecCD family ABC transporter permease; the encoded protein is MALADHLPHSRVARARILHVWLALALILVSLFSLTVGATNVTLGPALWKITTGEALTRMEAIVLWDIRMPRLILGLLVGAALAVGGAVMQGLFRNPLADPGLVGVSAGAGLGAISAIVLAGLAPLWLSRIAGDQLVPIAAFLGGWASTILLYRVSTRRGRTSVATMLLAGIALGALAGALSGILVYLSDDRQLRDLTFWGLGSLGGASWAKVVAAGPIIALALIAACTLGRGLNGLALGEATAAHIGLHVQRVKGLAILTVAAATGAAVAVSGGIGFIGIVVPHLLRLCSGPDHRPLLINAALLGALLLVLADVIARVIIAPAELPIGIVTAVLGAPVFLWILLRQRGMVDL
- a CDS encoding heme/hemin ABC transporter substrate-binding protein, translated to MDRRAFIALSLALAATHPTRALAASDAQDVIALGGDVTEIIYALDQQHRLLARDATSTFPPQAQALPDVGYMRRLSAEGVLSFAPSLILSAEGAGPPEVIDLLRAASVDYVEVPEGYDATAISAKIEAVGAALDVTDKAKVLAEQTATALEMALARAKQTTGPRKRVMFILSTQGGRVMASGTDTGADGIIGMAGGTNAISQFEGYKPLSDEAASAAAPDVILMMDRSGDHASTDDELFSLPALQATPAAQNRAVVRMDGLFLLGFGPRTAGAVTALNRALYPPEPWHWPITCRTAASHGRGYSMSGWRWP
- a CDS encoding heme ABC transporter ATP-binding protein, which codes for MTLAIRNLTVGYGRKTVIQDLDADAVPGALTAIVGPNGSGKSTLIKAISGDLTFDGHITLNGTDVATAQPWHLAGLRGVLPQASTLAFPFHAIEVVRIGLSAGPDADHEHRAEAALARVGLAGYANRYYQELSGGEQQRVQLARVLAQVWSPGTADGPRWLMLDEPVSNLDIAHQLQVMTIARNFARAGGGVVAVMHDLNLTALFADHVLVMAEGQLLAAGHPIDVMTDEVLSHAYGCHLRVNTAPPDAVPYILPHCAAPHAAE